The sequence GTGCCGGACGCGCCGGTCACCAGCCGGTCGCCGTCCCTCAGGTCCGGATGGACGACGGCCGCGTGCCAGTCGACCCGCGGCTCGCCGTCGCCCGGACGCCGGACGACGGTGAGCGAACTGCCGTACGCCAGCGGCTTGCTCACGCCCCGGTAGGCCAGGGTGGCGCGCACGTCGAACGGCACGGTGGCGCCCTTGGCGGCCTTGGGGGTGAGGGTGACGTCCCTCAGGTGGGCGTCCTTGGCGTAGCCGGTGAGCAGCGGGGCCGCCGCCGCGGGGTCGTCGGTGGCGGCGGCGGCCTCGGCGGTCCTGCCGTGCTGCCAGGCGGTGAGGAAGCGGGTGCCGGCCGTGCGGACCTCGGCGGCGGTGAGCGGGCCGGTCCGCACCTTTCTGTGCGCGGCCGTGGCGGTGCCCTCGTCGGCCGCGGCCCCGCCGTCGTACAGCGCGTAGAGGCCGGCCCCGGCGCCGCCGACGACCACGGCGAGCATCCCGCCGAGCACGGCGGGCCGGGTCCTGCGCCGCTCGGTGACGCGCCTTCTCTTGCCCACAGCCTCAGTTCCTCCGTGCCTTTTCCAGGCTCTCCTAAGCCCTCACTCTCCAACGACGGCTTTCACCTTAAGGTCCCTGTCTTCACGGGTGATCTCAACCGGCGTTCCGTAGCACGCTTGCGACAATCGGACCGGCGGCGTCCACACCGTGCCCGCCGTCCTGGACCATGGCCGCCGCCGCGACATCGCCCCGGTAACCGGTGAACCAGCTGTCCGACCTGGCCGCGCCGTCGGTCTCGGCGGAGCCGGTCTTCGCGCCGACGTCCCCGCCCAGCCCGGCCATCACGGCGGCGGCGGTGCCGGAGCGCGCGGTGCGGTTCATCATGGCGCGCAGCTGCCGGACGGTGCCCGGTGCCAGGCCGCGCGCGCGGGCCGGTTCCCGGCCGTCCAGTTCCAGCGGAACGATCACCGGCTGGCGGAAGGCGCCGGTCATCGCGGTCGCCGTCACGGAGGCCATGTTCAGCGGGCTCATCTGCACCCGGCCCTGGCCGATCAGGCCGGCCGCGGTGTCCGGGCCGCCGGAGACGGGGACGCGGCCGTCGAAGGTGGGCACACCGGCCTGCCAGTCGTTCCGGCCGAGCCCGAAGCGGTCCTGGGCCTCCTTGGTGAGCGAGTCGGGGTCCACCTCGTCGGCGAACTTCACGAAGGCGGTGTTGCAGGAGCGGGCGAAGCTGTCGGCGAGGGTGGCGTGCTCGTCGGGCGCCAGTCCCTTGAGGTTCTGGAAGGTCTGGCTCTGCCAGACGGCCGAGGGCGGGCAGGGCGCCGGGCCGTTCGCCGTGGTCAGGCCCTTGTCGATGAGAGTCGCCGCGCTGACGATCTTCATGGTGGAGCCGGGGGCGCGTTCGCCGAGGAGGGCCGCGTCGAAGCCGTCCCGGCGGTTGTTGGCGACGGCGAGGATCTCGCCGGTGCTCGGCTTGACGGCCGCCACGGAGGACTCGGGGTACTTGAGCACGGCCGCCTCGGCCGCCGCCTGGGCGCTCGCGCTGAGCGTGGTCGGCAGCCGGCCCGGTCTGCCCTCGGCCAGGGTGACCAGCGGGGTGTCCGCGGCCTGGCCGCCGTCCGCGTCGGCCTGGTGCCGGATCACCAGCTCCACGCCGGGCCTGCCGCCGGCCTTGTCGCCGTAGCGGCTCCTCAGCTCGTCCAGCAGAGGACCGAGCGAGGGGTACTTCTCCCGGGTCAGCACCTTCCCGTCGCGGTCCACGGGCTCGATCCGCGGGGCGGACGACTCCCCGGTGGCCAGCGTGTCGCCCTGGCGCAGCCGCGGGTGGACGACGGAGGGCCGCCAGTCGACCAGCGCCCGGTGCGAGGTCTCGCCGCGGACCACGGTGAGCGTGCCGCGGTAGGACAGCGGCTTGGACGTGCCGCCGTAGGACACCGTCGCCGTCACCGAGAAGGGCACCGTGTCGCCGACGGCCGTGTCCGGGGTGATGCGCACCTTGCCTATGCGCGCGTCCTGGCCGTAGGCCGTCAGCA comes from Streptomyces sp. SCL15-4 and encodes:
- a CDS encoding penicillin-binding transpeptidase domain-containing protein, which translates into the protein MRNGVKAAVVGGVCVTLLSGAGYGLYTFASAMSGDSGTAAGVAPPRTGPPSGSEVKETTKAFFGAWEKGDAATAASYTNYPEAARALLTAYGQDARIGKVRITPDTAVGDTVPFSVTATVSYGGTSKPLSYRGTLTVVRGETSHRALVDWRPSVVHPRLRQGDTLATGESSAPRIEPVDRDGKVLTREKYPSLGPLLDELRSRYGDKAGGRPGVELVIRHQADADGGQAADTPLVTLAEGRPGRLPTTLSASAQAAAEAAVLKYPESSVAAVKPSTGEILAVANNRRDGFDAALLGERAPGSTMKIVSAATLIDKGLTTANGPAPCPPSAVWQSQTFQNLKGLAPDEHATLADSFARSCNTAFVKFADEVDPDSLTKEAQDRFGLGRNDWQAGVPTFDGRVPVSGGPDTAAGLIGQGRVQMSPLNMASVTATAMTGAFRQPVIVPLELDGREPARARGLAPGTVRQLRAMMNRTARSGTAAAVMAGLGGDVGAKTGSAETDGAARSDSWFTGYRGDVAAAAMVQDGGHGVDAAGPIVASVLRNAG